From the Paenibacillus tianjinensis genome, the window GGCGCCGAAATGGTTATGACCTCGTTCAATATTGTAGATGGTGTTCCGGCTACAGGAAACCGCAAATTGCTCCGTGACTTACTGCGCGGGGAATGGGGCTTTGAAGGGGTTATCATTTCTGATTGGGCCTCCATTAAGGAAATGGTTGCCCATGGTGCAGCTGAAGATGATAAAGAAGCGGCGTTCAAGGCGATACGGGCAGGCGTCGACATCGATATGATGACCACCAGCTATCTTCATCATCTGCCTGAGCTGGTTGATGAAGGACTTGTCGATGAAGCTTGGATTGACGAAGCAGTACTGCGCATTCTGCGGCTTAAAGAGAAGCTTGGACTGTTTGATAATCCGATGCGCGGCGCAGATCCGGTACGGGAGAAAGAAATTGTCTATTCCGCTGAGCACCGTCAGGCAGCGCGGAAGCTTGCCGAGAAATCATGCGTGCTGCTCAAAAACGAAGGCGTACTGCCGCTTCGTGGAGAGCAGCGGGTGGCGCTGATCGGGCCGTTTGCAGACAGCGGAGATATTCTGGGCTGGTGGTCCTGGACCGGCTCCAAAGAAACAGCAGTCAAGTTAAGTGATGCGATGCGGGCTGTAACAGACAATCCAGACCAGCTAATGGTTGCCGCAGGCTCAGGGGTTGATTCCATTACGGATACTCAGAAGGAGGAAGCCCTAATAGCCGCAGCAGGAGCAGATGTAATTGTACTGGCTGTCGGCGAATCGTCCCATATGAGCGGGGAAGGCGGGAGCCGCACCAATATCAGGCTTCCGGATGCGCAGCTGGAATTGATCCGGCTTATGAAAGGGCTCGGTAAGCCTGTAGCCATCGTGTTGTTTAACGGACGGCCGCTGGATCTGCATGGGGTATATGATCAGGCGGATGCTGTACTTGAAGCCTGGTTCCCCGGCAGTGAAGGCGGAGCCGCTCTGGCGGATCTGTTATACGGCAAGGTCAATCCTTCCGGACGCCTGACGATGTCGTTCCCTAATTCTGTGGGCCAGGTTCCAGTGTATTATAATTCATTCAGCACCGGACGGCCGAAACCGGCTGTGGAAGATGAGAACCGATATGTTTCAAAGTATATCGACAGTCCGAATGAACCGCTTCTGCCTTTCGGTTATGGACTTAGCTATACGACCTTTGCTTATGAAGGGCTCACGCTCTCGTCCGATACCATAAAAGAGGATCAGCCGCTTGAAGTGAAGGTGAGAGTCACCAATACGGGCAGGATGTCCGGAACAGAAACAGTACAGCTGTATGTGCGCGACATTTCCGGTGAGGTCGTCCGTCCGGTCAAAGAGCTTAAAGACTTCCGGCAGCTTGAATTGGCTCCGGGAGAGAGCAGTGAGGTAATCTTCTTCCTAGAAGAAAAGCAGCTTCGTTATCATCATAGCGACTTGAGCCTATCCAGTGACCGCGGACAGTTCCAAGTCTATGCAGGCGGCAACAGCCGTGATGTGCAGACAGCCGGATTCCGGCTGCTTAAATAACAGAAATGTGACTACCCATAATAGCGGTGCGAAGCCGTAATAGATAAGGAAGTGAATAGAAATGACAATCACAACGAATTCCAAGGTGTCACTTCAAAAGGGCGGGCTGAAATTTACGTTCCTGAACAGCGGCGATCTCTACCAGGCAACCGGCGGTACAACGATGATTAATCAGTTGTTGTCTAACAGTGTGGACGGTGCACCGGGAAATATTTATGCGCGCCTGCACCTTCCAGGCGGTATTCAAGCGTTTCCGCTGCTTGGTGTGAAATCGGGCAGCCGTTTCCGCCAGGATGGTGAGCGGCTTGTATGGCAGGGGGAGATCCCTGTTAGCTCTGAGGTTCAGGGCCTTCAAGAGGCACTCCGCTATCAGGTTGTCTTTACATTAGCTGAAGATGATGTATGGTTCTGGGATGTGAAGATTGAAGGCAGCGGTGTAGAGCTGGATGTCATCTACACACAGGATGTAGGGATTGCTTCTCCAGGCGCGGTTACCAGCAATGAAGCTTATCTGTCCCAGTATATCGACCATGCTGTATTCCGGGACTCAGCGGACGGCTACGTAGTCTGTTCCCGTCAGAATCAGCCGCAAGGCGGAGAATTCCCATATCTGCAGCAGGGGCTCATTGGTGGATCAGCCGGTTACTCTACAGACGGTTTCCAATTCTTCGGGCTGTCCTATAAAGAAACGGACAGACCGGAAGCTTTGTACCAGGAGAATCTGGCGAATGAAATCTATCAATATGAATTTGCCTATACTGCGCTGCAATCTGCTAAGCTTCAATTGAACGGCGAAGCCTCCTTTACGTTCTACGGATTGTTCCGGGCGGATCACCCTGCGGCCATTACTGCGCTGGAATTTGCCGATGCTGTGCGGGCTGCCTGGAATAACACTCAGAGTGAAGGCGATGTAAAAGTAGAGGGCAGCTGGCTTGAACGCACGGTTACTGCTCCTAAAATAGGAGCTCCTCTGCAGACGGAGACGATCTCTGAAGCAGAACTGGATGCATTGTATCCGCAGCGGTTTCAGGAGGAACGGGTAGACGGGAAATTACTGGCCTTCTTTACTGAAACCTATGAGCATGTTGTCCTTAAGCGCAAAGAGCTGCTGGTGGAGCGTCCGCACGGACATATTCTGATGAGCGGGAACAATTCGCAGTTGAATGCTGAGGTTATGACGACTACCTCGTATATGTACGGAATATTCAATTCCCAGGTAGTTGTCGGGAATACCAATTTCAATAAAATGATGTCGAATGCCCGGAATTCACTTAATGTCTATAAGACATCCGGCCAGCGTATCTATGTGGAGATTGACGGGAAGTATCGCTTGCTGACAATGCCGTCACTGTATGAGATCGGCTTTAATTATGTACGTTGGCACTATAAGACAGCAGATGATACTTTGGTGATTACCAACTATACAGCAGTCCATTCCCCGGAGATCAGACTGCATGTTCGTTCCGTCTCCGGAAAGGCATATCGTTTCCTTGTCAGCAACCAGATTACGATGAACGTAGCGGAATATGAAATACCTTACCACCTGTCTGAGGATGCGGACGGCGGACTAACCTTCCGTGCAGACAAGGCTGGAATGAGTGCTTCGGTGTATCCGGAGCTGGCTTACAAGCTAATTCTAGAGGGAGCCGCCTATCAGCTGGGCGATGAAACCCTGTTGGCAGCTGGGGCTGTTCCAGGCAGTGCTTCGCTGGTTGTTCTTGAACTTAGTGCGAGCAGCGAGTGGGCATTAACCTTCCAAGGGCGGCTTGATGGACAGACCCGTTCTTCAGGTATTGCGCCGTTTGAAACCGAGAAAGCTGCGTATCGTGAGTTTTTTGCCGGAGTCATGAATGGCTTCAAGCTTACTAAGGAAAGCGGAGCTGATGGTGAGCTGTTCAAGGTAAACGCTCTGGCCTGGTGGTACACCCATAATATGCTTGTTCACTATTCTGTGCCTCACGGCCTTGAACAGTATGGCGGCGCTGCCTGGGGAACACGGGATGTATGCCAGGGTCCGGTGGAATATTTCCTCGCGACCCACAAATATGAGCAGGTCCGGGAGATTCTCCTGACGGTCTTCGCCCATCAATATGAAGATGACGGGAACTGGCCGCAGTGGTTCATGTTCGACAAATACACGGCGATCCAGCAGGAAGAAAGCCACGGCGATATTATTGTCTGGCCGCTTAAGGTACTGGGCGATTACCTGCGGGCAACACGTGATTATGCTGTGCTCGATGAGCAGCTTCCTTATACGCGCAAACACAGCTTTGACTTCACGGAGCAGACATACACGCTCAGAGAACATGCAGAGAAGGAACTGGACTACATTAAGTCACACTTCCTCCATAATACGTTCCTTTCCTCCTATGGGGATGGGGACTGGGATGACACCCTGCAGCCGGCGAATGCCCAGCTGAAGCAGTATATGGTCAGCAGTTGGACGGTAGCGCTAACTTATCAGACCGTTCTTGGCCTGTCTGCAGTTATGAAGGAAACGGATGCAGGCTGGTCCGATGAGCTGCGCGGAATGGCGGAAGGGATCAAAGGCGACTTCAACCGCTATATGCTCGGGACGAAGGTTATTCCGGGCTTCCTCTACTTCGAGGATCCGGAGCAAGCCAAGCTATTGCTCCATCCAGAGGATCAAGAGACCGGCATCCAATACCGCCTGCTGCCGATGACCCGCAGTATGATCGGGGAACTGCTTACCCCTGAACAGATGGAGGAGCATTATAAGCTGATCCAGGAGCAGTTCCTCTGCCCGGATGGCGTCCGTCTGATGAATCATCCGGCCCAATACGCCGGCGGGGTCAGCACTCACTTTAAACGTGCAGAGCAGGCAGCCAATTTCGGACGTGAAATCGGGCTGCAATATGTACATGCACACATCCGCTTCGTCGAAGCGATGGCCAAGATCGGTAAACGGGATCAGGTATGGAAAGGGCTGGCCACCATTAACCCGATCGGAATCCAGGATGCCGTTCCAAATGCCGAGCTGCGCCAAAGCAACGCCTATTTCAGCAGCTCAGACGGTAAGTTTGCCAACCGCTATGAAGCACAGGAACGTTTCGGAGAGCTGCGTGACGGATCGGTTCCTGTAAAAGGCGGCTGGAGAATCTATTCCAGCGGCCCAGGAATTTATATGAACCAGCTGATATCGAATGTCCTGGGCATCCGCGTGGATGGCGGCGACCTGGTCATAGATCCTGTATTACCTCCTGAGCTTGACGGCACACGCTTTGATTTTGAATACGGCGGTGCCCCGGTATCCTTTATTTATCATTTGAAGGAGGGGAATCTCCGCTCTATCTCTGTAAATGGACAGGAAATACAGGCTGAGCGCCTGCCCAATCCTTACCGCCTTGGCGGACTGCGGATTAGCCGTGAAGAGGTTCAGCGCCTCGGCAGCATAGAAAAAACGACAGTAGATATTTATCTGTAACAACAGCAGCGGCATGGGATTAGCTTGTATCCGGATTACGGACCAAGCAGCCCATGCCGCTTTTTTAACTCCTCTTCATTTTTACTTGAATACGGCTTCTACTCCAGAAAAGAGATCACAGTGTTAAGCCGGATGACGTCAGTCGGCACTATCTTCAAGGTATGCAGCTCATCGCCGGACCCTCCATAAATGTAATCCAGGGCAAGCAGGTTAGTGTCAAAGATGCATGGCAACCCGTGTCCGATCAAAGGAATAGCACCGGGAGAGTATCCCGTCCTCTCCACAACAGCCTTTTTATCCGCCATTTTTAGTTTGGTATAGCCGAAGGCTTCTTTCAAGTAACCAAAATCAAGCCGTCCCCTCTGAGAGCTGGCAATAAGTGCGGTTAAACCCAGATTCGTCTGCAAAATGAGCGTCGGCGCAGCTTTCTTAATATCGAAATACTGTTCAGCATCCCGTGTCGAGCGAATAGGCGTTTGATGGGCAATAATCTCGAAGTTACTCTCATTCTGCAGCAGATAATGTTCCAACTCCTCAAGCGCCAGCATCTAATTCACCCCCTCAAGATAAGGCTTCATGGGTAAGTCGAAGTAGTTCAGACTCATTGCCTCCCGTACCTCCATCATGGTCTCCCGGGCTATGCAAAATAAACAGTCAATCAATGCGGATGACTTAGCCCATTAATTCGATAAGCAATATAAAAGTACCGCCTGATGCATGTACAACAAATTCTTTTTGAACTGGAATCCGGCAAAATAAGGCGAGTCAATGACATCTGCGCTGACCTCTTCGTTCCGGTAGAAGGGAGGACAGGGGTTAAGTAAGGCGCCGGGACGGGTACGCTTCATCCGTTCCAGTGTAATTTGATAGAGTTTCAAGTACTCAGCAGTCTTAAATTCTTTAGGTAAGGAGTCGGTCAGAATGATATCACTTTCCGGCAGAATATCATCCAGACTGGTTATGTATTTATAGTTATCTGTATCCGGCCCCAGTGCATTTCCAGCCGTACACACATGGTTAAAGGTAAGGTTCATAACCTTGGCTATTTCGAACCAGGTTCTTGAAATGTTGCTAGCTGGTCCTACGAAGGTATAGGCCAGTTCCCGGTAATTTTCTCTGATTTGGCTGATCGAAAATAAATCACTTAAAATTTCGCAGGGGTGGTTACGGGCAGTCATTGCATTAATGATTGGTATAGAGGAGTGTACAGACATTTCAACCAGTTTGGTGAAGCTGGAATGCCTGGCAACAACACCATCGGCCCAGTTTTCGAGGTAATGGATTACATCGCTTGATTGCTCCCGCTTATCCAGTGTTTCCGGAGGGAACATCATATATTTGCCTCCTAAATCCTGAATACCCTTTTCAAACGTAATGCGTGTCCTCAGACTGGATTCCGGAAAGAACAGGACGAAGGTTTTATCCTTCAAAAGCTGTGGCGGCTTTTCCGAGCTTAAATGGCGGGCCAATTGAAAAAGCTCAATAATTTGCTGTGAACTCAGGCTTTCAAGATCGAGTAGATGCATTAAGTCCCCTCCTTTAGTATTCACCGGTACCAGCATATTGCCAATCACACAGGGCACCGGCGGATAATCCCGCCAGGCCCTGCGATAGCATGTGGTTAATCACCATTATAGTCCGAGGGTAGAACCTTTTTCCAGACGCAGAATCTGCTTCTCGCCGGTATCGGCCAATTCGCGGAACTGGCTGATGGTTTCACGCATTTTGGGAAGGGCCTCCTGCTTGTAAGTGCTGATGGAGTCCAGCGCAGACAACACATCGGAGAACGCCTGTTTAAGCGTATCGGCAGAAATACTGGTTTCAAGCGACTGCTTATGGATTGCAGCTCCTTGCTCTTTAAGCATTCTTGAAGTGCCGCTGATCAGATTGTCTGTTGTCTGATTCAGCAGCTCGATTTTTTTCAGCACAATCCTCTGGTTATATAATGCGCTGGCAACCGTAACCGAAATCTTAAGGGCCGAGACGGTTACGTTTCTGGCTCTGTCCACACCCCGGATCAGCTCTTTGTTATTTCGGATGACGACCTCGATGGCCATGATTCCCTGCTGGTTGACGACCAGCATCTGCTGCAGATCCATCACCCGCTGGCGGAGCGGGAAAAGAACCTCCTCTGTAATAAAGCGGATTTTGTCCTCGGACTCGCCGCGCACCTTGGCAGCCTCAATCTGCGTCTCAATTTCCTGATCCATCAGGAGTCCGAGCTGAATTTCCTTTTGCAGCTTTTTAGTCAGTTCACGAAGGGTCTGCTGTTCAATTTCGAGTGTTGTATTATCATTTTTAAGAATGGTTTTGCCTTTATCCAAAGATTGAATGATGTCAGAGATAACAGCGTCAGCTTTCTGGTATTTAGCGAAATAAGTGCGCAGCGGGTTAAAAAATTTGCCTAACAGCCCGCTTTTGGCAAAGTCGACGGCACTCGGGTCTAAATCTTTCAGCTGCAGATGCAGCTCTGTTAAACCTTTAGCGACCTGGCCGCCTTCATCACCGGTTTTGGAGAGATTGCCCACGGACACCTGAAGGAGGGAGTTCTTCTCCGAGGAAGAGCGCATGGTGCCCATTCCGAAGCTGTCAATGGATTGCAATACTGCTTTACGTTTCTCCAGGGACTCCAGATCTAACTCAAGGATGCTCGAAACATTGCTAATCGCAAGCTCTTTCAACACTGTAATCTCTTCAGGCTCGGGCTTTACCTCCTCGGCAATCGCAGACCTCAGCTTCTCAGCGTTTGGAATTTCCATCGTAAATGTCATGACAGGCCTCCTAAGTAAGTATTTTACATTTGGACATTCAGCAGATTGCCGATTTTGTAGACGACGTCATCTGTATCGGCATTGATATTAGCTGCTTCGTTGATGCTTGAAATGCTCTCCAGTGCTTTGATGTTGGCGTTATAGCCAATTGTATAAACCGGGATTTTGTAGGTTTCGATCAAGCCCCTAATATCATTGAGGGAATGACCCTCGTTGGTTTCTCCGTCACTGAGCAGGAAAATCACAGGTTTTACCCCGGTGTTCAGGGCGAGTTCATCCTGCAGCATTTTCATGGCCACCACCAAGCCGTCAAAAGTAGCCGTACCCCCTGTAGCC encodes:
- the bglX gene encoding beta-glucosidase BglX, whose translation is MTEHLYNKYVKNMTLEEKIAQLLQLAAPFYDEPGDHSEITGPMEELGIQSETVRNAGSVLGVAGAAKMMAVQKAHLANNRLGIPLLFMADIVHGFKTIFPIPLAIGSSWNPELAKQSAEIAAREAAVSGLHVTFAPMVDLIRDPRWGRVMESTGEDPYLNGVFAKAFVQGFQGDDLAGDTSRVAACVKHFAAYGAAEGGRDYNTVDLSERQLREYYLPAYKKALDAGAEMVMTSFNIVDGVPATGNRKLLRDLLRGEWGFEGVIISDWASIKEMVAHGAAEDDKEAAFKAIRAGVDIDMMTTSYLHHLPELVDEGLVDEAWIDEAVLRILRLKEKLGLFDNPMRGADPVREKEIVYSAEHRQAARKLAEKSCVLLKNEGVLPLRGEQRVALIGPFADSGDILGWWSWTGSKETAVKLSDAMRAVTDNPDQLMVAAGSGVDSITDTQKEEALIAAAGADVIVLAVGESSHMSGEGGSRTNIRLPDAQLELIRLMKGLGKPVAIVLFNGRPLDLHGVYDQADAVLEAWFPGSEGGAALADLLYGKVNPSGRLTMSFPNSVGQVPVYYNSFSTGRPKPAVEDENRYVSKYIDSPNEPLLPFGYGLSYTTFAYEGLTLSSDTIKEDQPLEVKVRVTNTGRMSGTETVQLYVRDISGEVVRPVKELKDFRQLELAPGESSEVIFFLEEKQLRYHHSDLSLSSDRGQFQVYAGGNSRDVQTAGFRLLK
- a CDS encoding GH36-type glycosyl hydrolase domain-containing protein, with the translated sequence MTITTNSKVSLQKGGLKFTFLNSGDLYQATGGTTMINQLLSNSVDGAPGNIYARLHLPGGIQAFPLLGVKSGSRFRQDGERLVWQGEIPVSSEVQGLQEALRYQVVFTLAEDDVWFWDVKIEGSGVELDVIYTQDVGIASPGAVTSNEAYLSQYIDHAVFRDSADGYVVCSRQNQPQGGEFPYLQQGLIGGSAGYSTDGFQFFGLSYKETDRPEALYQENLANEIYQYEFAYTALQSAKLQLNGEASFTFYGLFRADHPAAITALEFADAVRAAWNNTQSEGDVKVEGSWLERTVTAPKIGAPLQTETISEAELDALYPQRFQEERVDGKLLAFFTETYEHVVLKRKELLVERPHGHILMSGNNSQLNAEVMTTTSYMYGIFNSQVVVGNTNFNKMMSNARNSLNVYKTSGQRIYVEIDGKYRLLTMPSLYEIGFNYVRWHYKTADDTLVITNYTAVHSPEIRLHVRSVSGKAYRFLVSNQITMNVAEYEIPYHLSEDADGGLTFRADKAGMSASVYPELAYKLILEGAAYQLGDETLLAAGAVPGSASLVVLELSASSEWALTFQGRLDGQTRSSGIAPFETEKAAYREFFAGVMNGFKLTKESGADGELFKVNALAWWYTHNMLVHYSVPHGLEQYGGAAWGTRDVCQGPVEYFLATHKYEQVREILLTVFAHQYEDDGNWPQWFMFDKYTAIQQEESHGDIIVWPLKVLGDYLRATRDYAVLDEQLPYTRKHSFDFTEQTYTLREHAEKELDYIKSHFLHNTFLSSYGDGDWDDTLQPANAQLKQYMVSSWTVALTYQTVLGLSAVMKETDAGWSDELRGMAEGIKGDFNRYMLGTKVIPGFLYFEDPEQAKLLLHPEDQETGIQYRLLPMTRSMIGELLTPEQMEEHYKLIQEQFLCPDGVRLMNHPAQYAGGVSTHFKRAEQAANFGREIGLQYVHAHIRFVEAMAKIGKRDQVWKGLATINPIGIQDAVPNAELRQSNAYFSSSDGKFANRYEAQERFGELRDGSVPVKGGWRIYSSGPGIYMNQLISNVLGIRVDGGDLVIDPVLPPELDGTRFDFEYGGAPVSFIYHLKEGNLRSISVNGQEIQAERLPNPYRLGGLRISREEVQRLGSIEKTTVDIYL
- a CDS encoding aminoacyl-tRNA deacylase translates to MLALEELEHYLLQNESNFEIIAHQTPIRSTRDAEQYFDIKKAAPTLILQTNLGLTALIASSQRGRLDFGYLKEAFGYTKLKMADKKAVVERTGYSPGAIPLIGHGLPCIFDTNLLALDYIYGGSGDELHTLKIVPTDVIRLNTVISFLE
- a CDS encoding ornithine carbamoyltransferase, with amino-acid sequence MHLLDLESLSSQQIIELFQLARHLSSEKPPQLLKDKTFVLFFPESSLRTRITFEKGIQDLGGKYMMFPPETLDKREQSSDVIHYLENWADGVVARHSSFTKLVEMSVHSSIPIINAMTARNHPCEILSDLFSISQIRENYRELAYTFVGPASNISRTWFEIAKVMNLTFNHVCTAGNALGPDTDNYKYITSLDDILPESDIILTDSLPKEFKTAEYLKLYQITLERMKRTRPGALLNPCPPFYRNEEVSADVIDSPYFAGFQFKKNLLYMHQAVLLYCLSN
- a CDS encoding toxic anion resistance protein, which translates into the protein MTFTMEIPNAEKLRSAIAEEVKPEPEEITVLKELAISNVSSILELDLESLEKRKAVLQSIDSFGMGTMRSSSEKNSLLQVSVGNLSKTGDEGGQVAKGLTELHLQLKDLDPSAVDFAKSGLLGKFFNPLRTYFAKYQKADAVISDIIQSLDKGKTILKNDNTTLEIEQQTLRELTKKLQKEIQLGLLMDQEIETQIEAAKVRGESEDKIRFITEEVLFPLRQRVMDLQQMLVVNQQGIMAIEVVIRNNKELIRGVDRARNVTVSALKISVTVASALYNQRIVLKKIELLNQTTDNLISGTSRMLKEQGAAIHKQSLETSISADTLKQAFSDVLSALDSISTYKQEALPKMRETISQFRELADTGEKQILRLEKGSTLGL